AAATTACCAGGCTTTTCTGTGAAAATGGGAAGTGAAGACCTAACAGGTGAAAACGCCATCGGAGAGGCtgcaagagaagaaaatgcGGGTGCACAAGATGTGCTACCTCCCAATGCTCTTTTTTTGCCAGGCTTCACATCAACTTCTCCGTTGGCATAAATGATATGCTCAGTTACCCCAATCCCCTTGAAGGATTGATGGATTGCAGAGCTCGGTGAGCATGTCGGGTTGGATCTCTTACTTCCTGAAACCTTACTCCCATTCACAAGTTTGCCGCCCAAAGAACAGGAAGTTTCAGAATAGTTATACACGACACTCCTATTATCATTCTGCACATCTCTTAAAGCAACCTTTTTCATTGCAATTGGAGACTGCTTGCTCTTATACATAGACAAATGAGTTTCGCAGCTACCCATCCCACCGCTGTTCAACTTGCTATCAATCATTTAGAACACTTGAAGAGCTTCAACCAAATAACGATTTCAAATTATCTCCTAGAAAGCCAAGAGAGCAAATCAAATCTCCACCCAAGAGAGCAATATCGTTATTTCACACAACCACACCAACAATCAAGTAAAAGGATAATCACACATTAACGTTGAATGCTAGCTAGCTTATACTGCAAAGCTTGAAAATCAGACCACAGATACCACAAGACAATCAAAGTACATAAATCAAGAGGTCGATAAGTGAAGTGcgtttatatattttccatgACAATCAGCAATTTCCTTAAACTCGTATCGAGTACAGAATTATTTTTCAGATAAATACTAACTTGAAGTTAAAACTATCTTATACAGcaaaaaaattgatcaaattGTATACATCAAATGCCTGAATAATATATCTTCCATGATGTTTACAACCCCTTTCCAAGCTCTTACTTTCAAGTTTCAACTACCTTAAAGTACCAAACTCTCTACTTCGCTAAATTACAAAGTTTAACTCCATAATAATATGCAACACAATGTTCATCAAGTATCCATTTACCTATGTTAGCATAACACTTAATATCGAACTTGCACGATGGCACattatgaaacaaaagaatgttggtttaaattttgtttctttagatTTTCATGCTCATTCCAATTTGATTCTTAAACATTCAAACATTTTACTTTAGTTCTACAGCCTTGTGCAAAAAATCTTACTGGTGCTTGCTACtaatttctttcaataaaatgtttaatataaaaactagacataaaaagaaataaacatttGATCATTAACTACATGAGTAAATGCCTACATAAAAAATTGGTTGCACCACATAGTAGGTCAAGCACCAGATTTCAAAACGGATCCAGAATTTTGTTCAATGATAAAGGACAAAAACAATTTTCGATgcaaaatttaagaacaattGAACACTGACAAACTAAGAGAGAACGTCTGAAAAATTAGGTGCCAAAACTAAATAACCATGAAAGATTACGGACGAAAATAGGATTTAAACCACAAACGTTTCATCTGGCTAAATTGACCATGTCTTACTAAAACACAGAACACCAAAGAAAATGTAAGAACTCAGATCTAGGCAGAACCATTTCCGTAACACGTAGGacataatgaagaaaattaacaGTTCAGGTCCAAATGAGTCAAGAGAAATGCAACAGGTCAATCAATCCCATACAATATTCCGCAGCAACATCAAACGAAATCAAACTCATCCACATCCACAGCCAAAAAGTTACAACGATTATAATAGTGAATCCTGTACTCATTCTAGTTACATGGATGCATCTACAAGCAGAAATGAAAATCAGTCGGCAAAGCTTCTGCTACGCAACGGAGGAGGGGGTAGGTCGGAGCATCAAAGGATCGAAGATTATGCGTtgtaaggaaggaaagaaggaatcGAGTAGAGAAATGGTACCTGAGAAGGAAGCTTGTTCGGCTTCTGCAACCGACGAGAGAGGgaaagggagagggagaggcgagttcaaaagggaaaactttGGCTCGAAAGAAGATgggttttctattttcaattattattattattattttttttttaaattaatttaaaagtagcGGTCGTGGGCCCACCCTAGAACGAGGAAAGACTAGAAAGCGGCTTATGATTCTTCGGGACGACGTCGTATCGACGGGATTttcagaaattgaaattgaaattattattcatttttattattattttttttttttagttcactTTAAAACTGTACTAAATCACCCATCTGTTAGGGTCGAAACGATGCTAAGGGTATAATAgcaaaatattctaaaattttgaagttctaAGGTTAAAATGGTTGAAATGATAATAGGGGTATAATTGTCATATATGGTTAAAATAGTTGAAACGATAGTAATGATATAATTATCATAGATCTAAAGGTTAAATGTTAAAATGGTTGAAACTATAATAAGGGTATAATTGTCAAATATCTTAAGGTTTAAAGGTTAAAATGGTTGAAATGATAATAAGGGTATAATTGTAAAATACCTTAAGGGTAAAAGGTTGAAGGTTAAAAATGGATGAAACAATAACAAGGGTATAATTGTTAAATACCTTAAGGTTCAAAGGTTAAAAGTTAACATGGTTGAAATGATAATAAGGGTATAATTGTCAAATGTCTTAAGGTTCAAAGGTTAAAGGTTAAAATGGTTGAAACAATAATAAGGGTATAATTGTCAAATACCTTAAGGTTCAAAGGTTAAAGGTTAAGATGGTTGAAAGGATAAGAGTCAAATACCTTAAAGTTTAAaggttaaaagttaaaatggATGAAACGATAACAAGGGTATAATTGTCAAATACCTTAAAAGTTCAAAGGTTAAAGGTAAAAATGGTTGAAACGATAACAAGGGTATAATTGTCAAATACCTTAAAGGTTCAAAGGTTAAAGGTTAAAATGGATGAAACGATAACAAGGGTATAATTGTCAAATACCTTAAAGGTTCAAAGGTTAAAGGTTAAAATGGTTGAAACGATAATAAGGGTATAATTGTCAAATACCTTAAGGTACAAAGGTTAAAGGTTAAAATAGTTGAAACGATAACAAGGGAATAATCAAATAccctaaaatttaaaggttaAAATGTAAAACGGTTgaaatgatgataataataaaggtAAAATTTTCTTGTACCTTAAATTTCAAAGGTTAAAAGTTAAAGGATAATAAAGATGTAATTATCACATACTCTAAAGttcaaaagttaaaagataaaaatggttgaaatgATAGTAATGTTATAATTGTCGTATACTCTAAAGTTGATTAATCGATATAAGGGTATAATTGTCATATTCccaaaagttcaaaaacatAACTAAAACATATCTTAAAGTTAAAAGAGCATCCGATGAACTCTCTTGCCCATCGGGaattcatttgattttattaagaattaaaagaagcaTTCATATAAGCGTAATAACTCTATCTTTGTATAAACCACAGCTTATAAGCCTATTtgatgtattaaaaaaatgtagaagtTCTTCTACATTCTTAAACATCTTCCTTGCTATGACCCGAACAAGGCCAAACCACAAGATCTTTCCACATTTTACAAGATTTTCTTCGTGTACGACTCCTTGTTATGTCTCGAACAAGGCCAAGACGTATAGAAACGTCGAAGAAAATCCACCGAGGAACTGAAAAAAGGTTCAtgtgtatttttgaaacgtggTGCTAAccgtaaatatattttttatttttttaattttttttaagtatttatgaaacttttgaaaactcggtatttttgaaaccattttgaaagttga
The nucleotide sequence above comes from Cucurbita pepo subsp. pepo cultivar mu-cu-16 chromosome LG11, ASM280686v2, whole genome shotgun sequence. Encoded proteins:
- the LOC111804962 gene encoding uncharacterized protein LOC111804962 produces the protein MIDSKLNSGGMGSCETHLSMYKSKQSPIAMKKVALRDVQNDNRSVVYNYSETSCSLGGKLVNGSKVSGSKRSNPTCSPSSAIHQSFKGIGVTEHIIYANGEVDVKPGKKRALGGSTSCAPAFSSLAASPMAFSPVRSSLPIFTEKPGNFLAVTGSNLLGIPPGLEILHSVDSNGITDEQRTERLFNLQNLLKHCDESDQKGFIELLHGLPPSELSRLAINLEKKSMHLSVEEGKEIQRMKALNILGNLQ